In Bacilli bacterium, a single genomic region encodes these proteins:
- a CDS encoding Hsp20/alpha crystallin family protein, which produces MDMEKLKQWIDIANKFHGGDFWSDIFDQAHLQNLPLHPFAKSKQDPGAEPGFPYADVLISGHDTIVLIDLPGVAKEHVEVSFKGAAIYIKGHSYARYPNATPIRTERVSGSFERVIPLPEAIGTNNISAKFDNGLLEIRIHGEESPQTKIRID; this is translated from the coding sequence ATGGACATGGAAAAATTAAAACAGTGGATCGATATCGCGAATAAATTCCACGGGGGAGACTTCTGGTCGGATATTTTCGACCAAGCCCACCTGCAAAATTTGCCGTTACATCCATTTGCGAAATCCAAGCAGGATCCCGGCGCCGAACCCGGATTTCCGTATGCCGATGTGCTAATCTCAGGCCATGATACGATTGTGCTGATTGACCTGCCCGGCGTGGCGAAGGAACACGTTGAGGTATCGTTCAAAGGCGCTGCCATTTATATAAAAGGCCACTCATACGCCAGATATCCAAATGCGACGCCAATCCGCACGGAGCGCGTTTCCGGCAGTTTTGAACGGGTGATTCCGTTGCCGGAGGCAATCGGCACAAACAACATCTCCGCGAAATTTGACAACGGGTTGCTGGAGATTCGCATTCATGGAGAAGAATCGCCGCAGACGAAAATCCGCATTGATTGA
- a CDS encoding C40 family peptidase yields the protein MKSFIHSRFVKMFAAISLGMTMLFSASIFIAPKTSHAAYASKASRIIATGKHFLGVRYKFGAPAGATYAFDCSSFVQYVYKKNGIRLPRLAGKQAHVGKFVKRRNLRPGDLVFFYSPIHHVAIYIGHGKILHTYGKPGVTISKLNTGWWNKHYTTARRVL from the coding sequence ATGAAATCATTCATTCACAGCCGATTCGTAAAAATGTTTGCCGCCATCAGCCTTGGCATGACGATGCTGTTTTCAGCAAGCATATTCATTGCCCCGAAAACTTCGCATGCGGCGTACGCATCAAAAGCCAGCCGCATTATCGCGACAGGCAAACACTTTTTGGGCGTGCGTTATAAATTCGGCGCTCCTGCGGGCGCTACCTATGCTTTTGACTGCTCGTCATTCGTGCAGTATGTATACAAGAAAAACGGCATCCGGCTGCCGCGGTTGGCAGGGAAGCAAGCGCATGTCGGGAAATTCGTAAAAAGACGCAACCTGCGTCCCGGGGACCTGGTATTTTTCTACTCCCCGATCCATCACGTCGCCATTTATATCGGCCACGGCAAAATTTTGCACACTTACGGCAAACCCGGCGTTACCATCTCCAAACTAAATACCGGCTGGTGGAACAAACATTATACGACGGCAAGACGCGTTCTCTAA
- a CDS encoding DUF2621 family protein gives MNQLLAWGIFLWPFILVGFTAIGGYFMFRKFMKVLPMADGKSKLDWQNYYVEKSRHLWTDEAKQFLDLLASPVPAPFRDVAKHTMAAKIGQVALERNLPEITRDACIEGYILSTPKRDHKSLIRFLKEQNINYSRFEHILGGDNH, from the coding sequence ATGAATCAATTGCTGGCATGGGGAATATTCCTCTGGCCGTTTATTTTGGTCGGCTTTACCGCAATCGGCGGATATTTCATGTTCCGCAAATTTATGAAGGTGCTGCCGATGGCGGACGGCAAATCCAAGCTGGATTGGCAAAATTATTACGTCGAAAAAAGCAGGCATCTGTGGACGGATGAAGCAAAGCAATTTCTTGACTTGCTGGCCTCACCCGTCCCGGCGCCGTTTCGCGACGTCGCCAAGCACACGATGGCTGCCAAAATCGGCCAGGTCGCGCTCGAGCGCAACTTGCCGGAAATCACCCGCGACGCCTGCATCGAAGGATATATTTTATCGACGCCGAAACGCGACCATAAAAGCCTGATCCGTTTCTTAAAAGAGCAAAACATCAATTACTCGCGCTTTGAACATATTTTGGGCGGCGACAACCATTAA
- a CDS encoding deoxyribonuclease IV: MVKIGSHVSFSDSGLLNAANEAVSYGSGTFMIYTGAPQNTKRKPIEEQFIPEGKEIMKAHNIDEIVVHAPYIINLGSYKTHTFELAVDFLTAEIERTDYIGVKNIVLHPGAYTDKDAEYGINRIAEGLNEVLSRTKGTQVNIALETMAGKGSEIGRSFEELAAIMEKVADNERLKVCFDTCHVHDAGYDIVNDLDGVLQQFDRVIGLDKLAVIHLNDSKNERGSGKDRHTPVGSGWIGTEAIHRVVHHDALQSLPMILETPWIGKDKNRQRPMYEAEIALLGGNVEKRFGGEFLEDVERLDHFLQKRAIDRRDYVLATWEHLKNDAKAKKNDPREPMERLFDLITENRLFPELAEEAINHRLTVWFAGKLAFL; this comes from the coding sequence ATGGTTAAAATTGGGTCGCACGTGTCATTTTCCGATTCCGGACTCCTGAATGCCGCCAATGAGGCGGTTAGTTACGGTTCCGGCACCTTTATGATTTATACGGGCGCGCCGCAAAACACCAAGCGCAAACCGATCGAGGAGCAGTTCATTCCCGAGGGCAAAGAAATCATGAAGGCGCACAATATCGACGAGATCGTGGTTCATGCCCCATACATCATCAATCTTGGCTCGTATAAAACGCACACGTTTGAACTGGCGGTAGACTTTTTAACGGCGGAAATCGAGCGAACCGACTATATCGGCGTGAAAAATATCGTGCTGCACCCGGGCGCATATACGGATAAAGACGCGGAATACGGCATCAATCGCATCGCGGAAGGGTTAAACGAGGTGTTAAGCCGCACCAAAGGCACGCAAGTCAACATCGCCCTGGAAACGATGGCCGGCAAAGGCAGCGAAATCGGGCGCAGCTTTGAAGAGCTGGCGGCTATTATGGAAAAGGTCGCGGACAACGAAAGGCTGAAGGTCTGCTTTGACACATGCCACGTGCACGATGCGGGTTATGATATCGTGAACGACCTGGACGGCGTGCTGCAGCAATTTGACCGCGTTATCGGGTTGGACAAGCTGGCGGTTATACATTTGAACGACAGCAAAAATGAGCGGGGTTCGGGAAAAGACAGGCACACCCCGGTCGGTTCCGGCTGGATCGGGACGGAAGCGATCCATCGCGTCGTTCATCATGACGCGTTGCAATCTTTGCCGATGATTCTGGAGACGCCATGGATCGGCAAGGATAAAAACAGGCAGCGGCCCATGTATGAAGCGGAGATCGCCTTGCTGGGCGGAAATGTCGAGAAACGCTTCGGCGGCGAGTTTTTGGAGGATGTCGAACGGCTCGACCATTTTTTGCAGAAGCGGGCGATTGACCGCCGGGATTATGTTTTAGCCACATGGGAACATTTAAAAAACGACGCCAAAGCGAAGAAAAATGACCCGCGCGAGCCCATGGAACGCCTTTTTGATCTGATCACGGAAAACAGGCTTTTTCCGGAACTGGCGGAAGAAGCGATCAATCATCGCTTAACCGTCTGGTTTGCGGGAAAGTTGGCGTTTCTGTAA
- the purU gene encoding formyltetrahydrofolate deformylase, with product MAPISKQYKSPSQAGLANRARMLIACPDRPGIVSAVSQFLFEKGANIVQSDQYTMDPEGGMFFIRIEFDLPELEDKLAALKRDFAAVAQAFSMDVAISPASKKKRLAIFVSKEDHCLLELLWQWHAGDLYADISMVISNHPDLRDLVESFGIPFHHVPVTPDTKLKAEATQLEIVGDKADAIVLARYMQIISPQFLQYYPNRIINIHHSFLPAFVGGKPYQQAYQRGVKIIGATAHYVTEELDGGPIIEQDVQRVSHRQSVDELKRIGRNIERTVLARAVKWHLEDRILVHQNKTVVFN from the coding sequence ATGGCTCCCATATCGAAACAGTATAAAAGCCCTTCCCAGGCTGGGCTTGCAAACCGCGCCCGCATGCTGATCGCCTGTCCGGACAGACCGGGCATCGTCAGCGCGGTTTCGCAATTTTTGTTTGAAAAAGGCGCTAATATCGTACAGTCAGATCAATATACGATGGACCCGGAGGGAGGCATGTTTTTTATCCGGATCGAATTTGATCTGCCCGAATTGGAAGATAAACTTGCTGCATTGAAGCGCGATTTTGCCGCGGTGGCGCAAGCTTTTTCCATGGACGTGGCCATTTCGCCCGCGAGCAAGAAAAAACGGCTGGCCATATTCGTGTCGAAAGAGGATCATTGCTTGCTGGAGCTTCTGTGGCAATGGCATGCCGGCGATCTTTACGCGGATATTTCCATGGTGATCAGCAACCATCCGGATTTGCGCGATTTGGTCGAATCGTTTGGAATCCCGTTTCATCATGTGCCGGTCACGCCGGACACGAAGCTTAAGGCGGAAGCTACGCAATTGGAGATTGTCGGGGACAAGGCGGACGCGATTGTACTCGCGCGTTATATGCAAATTATCTCGCCGCAGTTTTTGCAGTATTACCCCAACCGGATTATCAACATCCACCATTCGTTTTTACCGGCGTTTGTCGGTGGCAAGCCGTATCAGCAGGCGTATCAGCGGGGGGTCAAGATTATCGGCGCAACGGCGCATTACGTGACGGAAGAGCTTGACGGCGGCCCGATCATCGAGCAGGATGTGCAGCGGGTCAGCCATCGGCAAAGCGTGGATGAATTAAAACGCATCGGGCGAAATATCGAACGGACGGTATTGGCGCGCGCGGTCAAATGGCATCTGGAAGACCGCATCCTTGTCCATCAAAACAAAACCGTCGTGTTCAATTAA
- the tkt gene encoding transketolase: MDKNAQIEQLCVNTIRTLTIDAIEKAKSGHPGMPLGAASMAFELWTKFMRHNPANPRWINRDRFVLSAGHGSMLQYSLLHLCGYDVSMDDLKQFRQWGSKTPGHPEYGHTPGVDSTTGPLGQGIGMAVGMAMAEAHLGAVYNREGFPIIDHYTYVICGDGDLMEGISGEAASLAGHLKLGKLIVLYDSNDISLDGELNLAFSEHVLTRFAGYGWQTLRVEDGNDLKAINQAIKEAQSDPLRPTIIEIKTIIGYGSPNKAGKGGHAGPHGSPLGAEEAVLTKRAYGWPEDKTFYVPDEVRDYFAQIKANGEQAEKAWKELFAQYKQAYPEQARDFELAVADQLPAGWDEALPVYSPADKAIATRAASGNAINAIAPKVPWLVGGSADLESSTNTHMKGIPVFHRESYAGRNMYFGVREFAMGAAANGLVLHGGLRPYVGTFFVFSDYVRPAIRLASIMKVPVIYVFTHDSIGVGEDGPTHEPIEQLPALRVIPGVTVLRPADGNETSFAWKYALENKEGPCALVLTRQALPHLEGTLERGKTGLAKGGYVLSDAQGAIKAQIIATGSEVQLAVKAQQKLAEEGIAVRVISMPSRELFDRQPQAYRDSVILPDVKARLAVEMAQPLGWERYVGDAGRVLGIDRFGASAPGSKVIEEYGFTVDNVVRLVKEMLA; the protein is encoded by the coding sequence GTGGATAAAAATGCTCAAATTGAACAGCTTTGCGTAAATACAATCCGCACATTGACAATTGACGCAATCGAAAAGGCCAAATCGGGCCATCCCGGCATGCCGCTCGGGGCGGCTTCAATGGCTTTTGAATTGTGGACGAAATTCATGCGTCATAACCCGGCAAATCCGCGCTGGATCAACCGCGACCGATTTGTGTTGTCGGCCGGCCACGGCTCCATGCTGCAATACAGCCTGCTGCATTTGTGCGGTTATGATGTTTCCATGGATGATCTGAAACAATTCCGGCAATGGGGCAGCAAAACCCCGGGCCACCCCGAATATGGACATACGCCCGGCGTGGATTCGACAACCGGTCCGCTGGGTCAGGGAATCGGCATGGCGGTCGGCATGGCGATGGCGGAAGCGCATCTTGGCGCCGTCTACAATCGCGAAGGCTTCCCGATTATCGACCATTATACTTATGTGATTTGCGGCGACGGCGATCTGATGGAAGGCATTTCCGGCGAAGCCGCATCATTGGCCGGGCATCTCAAATTGGGCAAACTGATCGTGCTGTATGACTCCAACGATATTTCGCTGGACGGGGAGCTGAATCTGGCATTTAGCGAGCATGTGCTGACCCGCTTTGCAGGATACGGTTGGCAAACATTGCGCGTGGAAGACGGCAATGATCTAAAGGCAATCAATCAAGCCATTAAAGAAGCTCAAAGCGACCCGCTTCGCCCGACCATCATCGAGATCAAGACGATTATCGGGTATGGCAGCCCGAACAAAGCCGGCAAGGGCGGCCATGCGGGCCCGCACGGTTCTCCGCTGGGCGCGGAAGAAGCGGTTCTGACGAAACGCGCATACGGCTGGCCGGAAGACAAAACATTTTATGTGCCGGATGAAGTGCGCGACTATTTTGCCCAAATCAAAGCAAACGGCGAACAAGCGGAAAAGGCGTGGAAAGAACTTTTTGCGCAATATAAACAGGCGTATCCGGAGCAAGCCAGAGACTTTGAACTGGCCGTTGCGGATCAACTGCCGGCGGGCTGGGATGAAGCGTTGCCCGTGTATTCGCCTGCGGATAAGGCGATTGCCACCCGCGCCGCTTCCGGCAACGCGATCAATGCGATTGCGCCGAAAGTGCCGTGGCTTGTAGGCGGCTCGGCGGACCTGGAATCGTCGACCAATACGCATATGAAAGGAATTCCCGTTTTTCACCGGGAAAGCTATGCCGGACGCAACATGTACTTCGGCGTGCGTGAATTTGCCATGGGCGCCGCGGCGAACGGGTTGGTGCTGCATGGAGGCTTGCGGCCATATGTCGGAACGTTCTTCGTCTTTTCCGATTATGTTCGCCCGGCTATTCGTCTCGCGTCCATCATGAAGGTTCCGGTTATTTATGTGTTTACCCACGACAGCATCGGCGTTGGCGAGGACGGACCGACTCATGAACCGATCGAACAACTGCCTGCTTTGCGGGTTATCCCCGGCGTGACCGTATTGCGCCCGGCGGACGGCAACGAAACATCGTTTGCCTGGAAGTACGCGCTGGAGAATAAGGAAGGCCCATGCGCGCTGGTGTTGACACGCCAGGCGCTGCCGCATCTGGAAGGCACGTTGGAACGCGGCAAGACCGGATTGGCCAAAGGCGGTTATGTGCTTTCCGATGCGCAAGGCGCGATCAAAGCGCAAATTATCGCCACCGGTTCGGAAGTGCAGCTGGCCGTAAAAGCACAGCAAAAGCTTGCGGAAGAAGGCATTGCTGTTCGCGTGATCAGCATGCCGAGCCGCGAATTGTTTGATCGCCAGCCGCAGGCTTATCGGGATTCGGTCATCCTGCCGGACGTGAAGGCGCGTTTGGCTGTCGAGATGGCGCAACCGCTCGGATGGGAGCGTTACGTTGGCGATGCCGGCCGCGTGTTGGGCATCGACCGATTCGGCGCGTCCGCACCCGGCAGCAAGGTGATCGAAGAGTACGGCTTCACCGTCGACAACGTCGTTCGTCTGGTGAAAGAAATGCTCGCATAA
- a CDS encoding NAD(P)-binding domain-containing protein codes for MRVEVIGMKILGFIGLGVMGLPMAANLRKAGFELVVYNRTWDKTDFLVKMGAEAVHSPAEVARAADTVITMLSNDQAIRDVYLGPEGILAGVRPGVTAIDCSTASPGISRMLAQELATRFSDFLDAPVTGSKPAAEAGTLTIMVGGNEDVFLANQDVFQAMGQKIVYMGPSGYGSQTKLAHNAMVAIHSAAMAEGLAMAVKSGLNPEKFLDIVKNGSAASKQVELKQDKILDRDFSVQFALNLMLKDLNLAADFATSLAIPLPLMQNARSIFQMAANKGLGEADMSAIIQCYEEWIGHKIRRFTVSGENSAATVQDPDRRKHIRVPMGLDIKISVHQWQQEGSFSGQFIDGKLHDISETGLLISSASPLAQDMFVIVHLQKEADLPPVIAKIIRVESQHDGTFRYGCMLSGVPPYVMHRLEQYINRHAEK; via the coding sequence ATGAGAGTCGAGGTGATCGGGATGAAAATATTGGGGTTCATCGGTCTCGGTGTCATGGGATTGCCAATGGCTGCGAATTTGCGAAAAGCAGGCTTTGAACTGGTGGTCTACAACCGGACATGGGATAAGACGGATTTTTTGGTGAAAATGGGCGCGGAAGCGGTTCATTCCCCGGCGGAAGTGGCCCGCGCCGCAGATACGGTTATTACGATGCTCAGTAACGATCAAGCGATTCGCGACGTTTACCTGGGACCCGAAGGCATCTTGGCGGGCGTACGGCCAGGTGTGACGGCAATCGACTGCAGCACCGCTTCCCCCGGTATAAGCAGGATGCTTGCCCAAGAACTCGCCACGCGCTTTTCCGATTTTCTTGACGCGCCGGTTACCGGCAGCAAACCTGCCGCCGAAGCGGGCACGCTTACGATTATGGTCGGCGGAAATGAAGACGTATTTCTCGCCAATCAGGACGTTTTTCAGGCAATGGGACAAAAAATTGTCTATATGGGACCTAGCGGATACGGATCGCAAACGAAGCTTGCGCACAATGCGATGGTTGCCATTCATTCCGCCGCCATGGCGGAGGGACTGGCGATGGCCGTCAAATCCGGCTTAAACCCGGAAAAGTTTCTCGATATCGTCAAGAACGGTTCGGCAGCGAGCAAGCAGGTGGAATTGAAGCAGGATAAAATTTTGGACCGCGATTTCAGCGTGCAATTTGCGCTCAATCTGATGCTGAAAGATTTGAATTTGGCCGCGGATTTTGCCACATCGCTCGCGATTCCGTTGCCGCTTATGCAAAACGCCAGAAGCATTTTTCAGATGGCTGCGAACAAAGGGCTGGGGGAGGCGGATATGTCCGCGATTATCCAATGTTACGAAGAGTGGATCGGGCACAAGATTCGCCGGTTTACCGTTTCCGGGGAAAACAGCGCCGCCACCGTACAGGATCCGGACCGCCGCAAGCATATTCGCGTTCCCATGGGATTGGATATCAAAATCTCGGTTCATCAATGGCAGCAGGAAGGATCGTTCTCCGGGCAATTTATCGACGGCAAGCTGCACGACATTTCCGAAACGGGCCTGCTCATTTCATCGGCCTCCCCGTTGGCGCAGGATATGTTTGTGATCGTACATTTGCAGAAAGAAGCGGACCTGCCCCCGGTCATCGCCAAAATTATTCGCGTTGAATCACAGCACGACGGGACTTTCCGCTACGGATGCATGCTGTCGGGCGTGCCGCCGTATGTCATGCACCGTTTGGAACAATACATCAATCGGCATGCGGAAAAATGA
- a CDS encoding glucose-6-phosphate isomerase, whose protein sequence is MGQSVRFDYGKALGFVAQHEVDYLAPAVRTAHELLHQKTGAGSDYLGWIDLPVDYDKEEFSRIKKAAAKIRSDSDALVVIGIGGSYLGARAAIEMLGHSFYNVLPKDRRKTPEIYFAGNNISSTYLTHLLQVLEGKDVSVNVISKSGTTTEPAIAFRIFKEYLEKKYGKDGARGRIYATTDKAKGALKKLATAEGYETFVIPDDVGGRYSVLTAVGLLPIAVAGIDIEAMMQGAADARNEYASPNLADNASYCYAAVRNALYRKGKAIEILVNYEPSLHYFSEWWKQLYGESEGKDNKGIYPASVDFSTDLHSMGQFIQEGSRNLFETVIQVEKPIAQIEIGADAENLDGLNYLSGKTMDFVNKKAFEGTMLAHTDGGVPNLIVTIPEISPYWFGYLVYFFEKACGISGYLSGVNPFDQPGVEAYKKNMFALLGKPGYESEKAALEARLK, encoded by the coding sequence TTGGGACAATCCGTTCGTTTTGACTATGGAAAGGCGCTTGGTTTCGTCGCGCAGCATGAGGTGGATTATCTGGCACCCGCTGTCCGCACCGCGCATGAGTTGCTGCACCAAAAAACAGGGGCCGGCTCCGATTATTTGGGCTGGATCGACCTGCCTGTCGATTATGACAAAGAAGAATTTTCCCGCATCAAAAAAGCCGCGGCCAAAATACGGAGCGATTCGGACGCGCTCGTCGTCATCGGCATCGGCGGCTCGTATTTGGGCGCCCGCGCAGCGATCGAAATGCTCGGACACTCTTTCTATAATGTGCTTCCCAAGGACAGGCGGAAAACGCCGGAAATATATTTCGCCGGGAACAACATCAGTTCTACATATTTGACGCATTTGCTGCAGGTGCTGGAAGGCAAGGACGTTTCCGTCAACGTCATCTCCAAATCGGGAACGACGACCGAACCGGCAATCGCCTTTCGGATTTTCAAAGAATATCTGGAAAAGAAATACGGCAAAGACGGCGCGCGCGGACGCATTTACGCCACGACCGACAAAGCGAAAGGCGCGCTGAAAAAACTGGCGACGGCGGAAGGCTACGAGACGTTTGTCATCCCCGATGACGTCGGCGGCCGGTATTCCGTTTTAACCGCTGTCGGGCTTTTGCCGATTGCTGTCGCCGGCATTGATATTGAAGCCATGATGCAGGGAGCGGCGGACGCGCGCAACGAATACGCATCCCCCAACCTCGCCGACAATGCCAGCTACTGTTACGCGGCGGTGCGCAACGCGTTGTACCGCAAAGGCAAGGCGATTGAAATACTGGTCAACTATGAACCGTCGCTGCATTACTTTTCGGAATGGTGGAAACAGCTTTACGGAGAAAGCGAAGGCAAGGACAACAAAGGAATTTATCCGGCGTCCGTAGATTTTTCCACCGACTTGCATTCCATGGGCCAATTTATCCAGGAAGGCAGCCGCAATCTGTTTGAAACGGTCATTCAGGTGGAAAAACCGATAGCGCAGATTGAAATCGGGGCGGATGCGGAAAATCTGGACGGACTAAACTACCTGAGCGGAAAAACGATGGACTTCGTTAACAAAAAAGCTTTCGAAGGCACCATGCTTGCGCATACGGACGGAGGCGTGCCCAACCTGATTGTGACGATTCCGGAAATCTCGCCGTACTGGTTCGGCTATCTTGTTTATTTCTTCGAAAAAGCTTGCGGAATCAGCGGTTACCTGTCCGGCGTCAACCCGTTCGACCAGCCCGGCGTGGAAGCTTATAAGAAGAACATGTTCGCGCTTTTGGGCAAGCCGGGGTATGAATCGGAAAAAGCCGCTTTGGAAGCGCGACTGAAGTAA
- a CDS encoding YigZ family protein, protein MLDSYKTVQDYGEKQIIIKKSRFIGQAKPVENEQEALSFIEEIRKRHWSATHNCFAYVAGDRDQFQKQSDDGEPQGTAGKPILEIIKQKELKNVAIVVTRYFGGVMLGAGGLIRAYADGAQAALEAARIVTKTLHCKVKIEIDYPWLGKLENELRHRGILMGQTEFTDRVALTCLPLAAESASFAAWVTDLTQGQCVITHGEPEYVMHPA, encoded by the coding sequence ATGCTGGATTCGTATAAAACCGTACAAGATTACGGAGAAAAGCAAATCATCATTAAAAAGTCGCGTTTTATCGGGCAAGCCAAACCGGTTGAAAACGAGCAAGAAGCGCTTTCCTTTATCGAGGAGATCCGGAAACGGCATTGGTCGGCAACGCACAATTGCTTTGCGTACGTGGCGGGAGACCGCGACCAGTTCCAAAAACAATCGGACGACGGCGAACCCCAGGGAACGGCGGGCAAGCCGATTTTGGAAATAATAAAGCAAAAGGAACTGAAAAATGTCGCGATCGTCGTCACGCGTTATTTCGGCGGCGTCATGCTCGGCGCCGGCGGACTGATTCGGGCGTATGCGGACGGGGCTCAAGCCGCTCTGGAAGCCGCCCGAATCGTCACCAAAACGCTGCATTGCAAAGTGAAAATCGAGATCGATTATCCATGGTTGGGCAAACTGGAAAATGAACTGCGTCATCGCGGCATCCTGATGGGACAAACGGAATTTACCGACCGCGTCGCTTTGACGTGCCTGCCTTTGGCGGCGGAATCCGCTTCCTTTGCGGCATGGGTGACGGATCTCACCCAAGGGCAGTGCGTGATTACGCATGGCGAACCCGAGTATGTCATGCATCCGGCGTGA
- a CDS encoding NfeD family protein, with the protein MQMWIFWFAIGIILIIAEMASFTFYLFWLGVGALAAAVVSLIAPDTVWLQIVIGSIVAVVLTYFTRPFTKKIQGAKGYKDAADELIGKQADVVEPILPGKIGIVRVGGDIWSATSDEALDLGEKAIVVSRSSTLLHVYKWKGE; encoded by the coding sequence ATGCAAATGTGGATTTTCTGGTTTGCGATCGGCATCATTCTGATTATTGCGGAGATGGCCTCGTTCACATTTTATCTTTTCTGGTTGGGAGTAGGGGCGTTGGCGGCCGCGGTCGTTTCCCTGATTGCTCCGGACACGGTTTGGCTGCAGATTGTGATTGGCTCGATTGTCGCCGTTGTCCTGACTTATTTTACCCGCCCGTTCACGAAGAAGATTCAAGGTGCAAAAGGCTACAAAGATGCGGCGGACGAGTTGATCGGCAAACAGGCCGATGTCGTTGAACCGATATTGCCCGGGAAAATCGGCATTGTCCGTGTCGGCGGCGATATCTGGAGCGCAACGTCGGATGAAGCGCTCGATTTGGGCGAAAAAGCAATAGTGGTCAGCAGAAGCAGCACCTTGCTTCATGTTTATAAATGGAAGGGAGAGTAA
- a CDS encoding SPFH domain-containing protein, with protein sequence MSGGLIFAIVIVFFVIVLVAMSVKIVPQQIVGVLERLGKFHKLLHPGLNIVIPIIDHVRMYHDLRIQQANVPPQTVITKDNVQVQIDTIIFYQVVSPDQATYGISDFVMGVRNITTATLRQIIGKMELDETLSGREKISAEIRVALDEATEKWGVRIERVEVVDIKPPADIQEAMDKQMKAERNRRAIILEAEAAKQDMILRAEGDKTSKILRSEGEKEARILQAEGQSRSQELEAEGQAKAIRLIAEAERNRIEQLLASGLDETVLVYKSFEALKEIANGEANKIFLPTGAADALASVGAIGEMFKNKPDKK encoded by the coding sequence ATGTCAGGTGGATTGATTTTTGCCATTGTCATCGTATTTTTTGTGATCGTCCTGGTGGCGATGTCGGTCAAGATTGTGCCGCAGCAAATCGTGGGCGTGCTTGAGCGATTGGGCAAGTTTCACAAGCTTTTGCATCCCGGATTGAACATTGTCATCCCGATTATCGATCACGTCAGGATGTATCACGACCTGCGGATTCAACAGGCGAATGTGCCGCCGCAGACAGTCATTACCAAGGACAACGTGCAAGTGCAGATCGACACAATTATTTTCTATCAGGTTGTCTCCCCTGACCAGGCGACTTACGGTATTTCCGATTTTGTCATGGGGGTTCGCAACATTACGACCGCAACATTGCGGCAAATTATCGGCAAGATGGAACTGGACGAGACGTTGTCCGGCCGGGAAAAAATTTCCGCGGAAATCCGCGTGGCATTGGACGAGGCGACGGAGAAATGGGGCGTTCGCATCGAACGGGTGGAAGTCGTCGACATCAAACCGCCGGCTGATATCCAGGAAGCGATGGACAAACAAATGAAAGCGGAACGCAACCGCCGCGCCATCATTTTGGAGGCGGAAGCGGCGAAACAGGATATGATTCTCCGCGCGGAAGGGGACAAAACAAGCAAAATCCTCCGCTCCGAAGGGGAGAAGGAGGCGCGCATCCTGCAGGCGGAAGGGCAAAGCCGTTCACAGGAACTGGAGGCCGAAGGCCAGGCCAAGGCGATCCGTTTGATCGCCGAAGCGGAGCGCAACCGCATCGAGCAGTTGCTTGCTTCCGGACTTGACGAAACCGTGTTGGTCTATAAATCGTTTGAGGCTTTAAAGGAAATCGCGAACGGCGAAGCCAACAAAATATTCCTTCCGACCGGGGCGGCGGACGCGCTCGCCAGCGTCGGCGCAATCGGCGAAATGTTCAAAAATAAACCGGATAAAAAATAA
- a CDS encoding TIGR00725 family protein — protein sequence MIRIGVIGQSGQIAAEVAQLAEEIGAAIAKHKAVLLSGGTNGVMEAVSRGAKQAGGLVVGILPGDTLELANPYIDIPINTGFGFDYRSLILVHSSDAIIMIGGGNGTLGELSAAYLNRKPVVVVETSGGWAARVKEVAYEGKYLDVRKTITLDYSESAETAVELALNRAKEHVSQAAPKNPEG from the coding sequence GTGATTCGAATCGGAGTAATCGGACAATCGGGGCAAATCGCGGCAGAAGTGGCGCAATTGGCTGAAGAGATCGGGGCTGCGATAGCCAAACACAAGGCAGTGCTTTTATCGGGCGGCACCAACGGAGTCATGGAGGCGGTATCGCGTGGAGCCAAACAGGCGGGCGGCCTGGTGGTCGGAATTTTGCCGGGAGATACACTGGAATTGGCAAACCCGTATATTGACATTCCGATCAATACCGGGTTTGGCTTTGATTACCGCAGTCTCATTTTAGTGCATTCTTCCGACGCGATCATTATGATTGGCGGCGGAAACGGAACGCTTGGCGAATTGTCGGCGGCGTATTTAAACCGCAAACCGGTGGTCGTGGTCGAAACCTCCGGCGGTTGGGCGGCCAGGGTGAAAGAAGTGGCTTATGAAGGCAAATATTTGGATGTGCGCAAGACGATCACCCTCGACTATTCCGAAAGCGCCGAAACTGCCGTCGAACTGGCTTTGAACAGGGCAAAAGAACATGTTTCGCAAGCTGCGCCAAAGAACCCGGAAGGCTAA